The Stackebrandtia nassauensis DSM 44728 genome includes the window CGGCGGCGAGTTTGCTGTGCTGCCACAGCCGGGCGGCGGCGCCGAGGGCGGCGGCCTCGTCGGGCAGCAAGTGGAACTCGGGCAGTTCGTAGTCGTGGCGGGCGATGCGGTAGCCGGGTTCGGAGTCGAAGACGCTGTTGGTGCCGGTCTCCAGCGGCACGCCCAGGCGCCGCAGTTCGGACTTGTCGCGTTCGAACTTGCGCTGGAACGCCTCGTGGGCGCGGGTGTCCCGGGAGTCGTGTTCGTAGCCGGGGACGGTGGCGGCGATCTTGTCGGCGGTGAGGAAGCGCCGGGTCGACAGCAGGCAGATCACCAGGTTGACCAGTCGTTCAGTGCGGAGGCGAGACACGCTCATGACGCTATCCCGCCCGAGGGCGACGGGCAACCGTGGCCGGGTGCTAGCGTGACCGCCGTGCTGCGGTGGCGATACGGCACGGTCACCGGTGTGCGCCGGCAGTGGCGCGGTGCGTGCGAAGTGGACGTGCTTGTCGAGGCGCGCCGTGCGGACGATCCCGCGACGGTGCGGGCGTTGGCGTACGTCGCCGTCGTGGGCACCCCCGCGATCGGCGACAGGGTGCTGCTCAACGGCAACGCGCTCGCCAGGGGCTTGGGTACCGGTGGGTACGCGTTCGTTGTCGCCATTCCCGACCACCTTCCGGACGATGTGGACGATCCTGGGCACATCGTCAAGGCACGATACACCCCGCAGCAGGCCATGTTCTCGGCCGTCGACGAGCCCGGTTCGGCGCACCGGCGGGCCGTGACCCAAGCCGACGATATCGCCGCGATGCCGGTGGTCACCGCCGACCTGCACTCCGCGCTGGCGCCGGTCGTGGCGGGAATCCGCCGCGACGCGCCCACGGCCCGGGTCGCGTACATCATGACCGACGGCGGGGCGCTGCCGGCGTGGTTCTCCCACACCCTGGACGGTCTGTCGGGGCTGCTGGCCGGAACGGTCACCACCGGTCAGTCGTTCGGCGGCGACCTGGAGGCCACCAACATCCACACCGGACTGTTGGCGGCACGGCACGTCCTGGAGGCCGACATCGCCGTGGTCACCCAGGGTCCCGGCGGCCTGGGCACCTCCACGACCTGGGGCTTCTCCGGCACGGCCTGCGGCGACGCCGTCAACGCCATCGCGGTCCTGGGCGGCAGAGCCGTTGGGGCACTGCGGATCTCGGGGGCCGACACCCGCAGGCGCCATCGTGGGGTGTCGCACCACAGCCTCACCGCCTACGGCCGGGTCGCGCTGGCGACCGCCGACCTGCCGGTGCCCGACGACCTGGAACCGGAACTGTCCGAGCGGGTCGCGGCCCAGCTGGAACCGCTGGCGGCCCGGCACCGACTGGTGACGGTCAAGACCGAGGGGCTGCCCGAGGCGGTCGCGGCGCTGCCGGTCGACGTGTCCACCATGGGTCGCGGGCTGGCCGAGGATCCGGCCTACTTCATGGCCTGCGCGGTCGCGGGACGGCACGCGGCCAGTCTGCTCAGCGATGGGCCCGGGGCCTCCAACCTCCTCCCCTAATTTGACCGTAGCCGGTGGGGGCTTAAGGCAGGCTTAGCGACGCTGGGCAGCGCTTAAGCAGCGATCACGCGAAGACGATTATCGCGGCCCAGGCGGCGATGATGGCGACCAGCGCGACCACGAGCACCCAGGTGGGGACGGTGTACTCACCGCGGCGGTTGCGGGCGATCTCCTCGCGGATCTTGTCGCGGCGGCGCTCCCACATGGGTTTCTTGCGGAGCGGGTCGTCGTCCTCGCCTTTCCCGGGCGCGCCGGGCCTGTGTTCATCGGTCACGCGCAAACCTTACTCACATGGAGGCGATGAGCTTGTCCACGCGTTCGTCGCGGGAACGGAACGGGTCCTTGCACAGGACCGTGCGCTGCGCCTGGTCGTTGAGTTTGAGGTGGACCCAGTCGACGGTGAAGTCGCGGCGCTTCTCCTGGGCGCGGCGGATGAACTCGCCCCGCAGCCGGGCCCGCGTGGTCTGCGGCGGGACCTCTTTGGCCTCGAAGGTCTCGACGTCGCGCACCACCCGGTCCACCGAGCCGCGCCGTTCCATGAGGTTGTACAGGCCGCGGCCACGGCGAATGTCGTGGTAGGCCAGGTCCAGTTGCGCCACTCGCGAGGACGACAGCGGCAGGTCCCGCTTGGCGCGGTACTTCTCGATCAGCTGGTACTTGGAGACCCAGTCGATCTCGCGGGAGATCGAGTCCAGGTCACCGTTCTCGACCGAGGACAGCACCCGGCCCCACAGTTCGATGACGCGTTTGGTCACGGCGTCGGCGCCCCGGCGTTCCACGAAGTCGACGGCCTTGGACAGGTACTCCTGCTGGATCTCCAGGGCGTTCATCTCGCGGCCGTTGGCCAGCCGGACCTTGTGGCGGCCGGTGATGTCGTGTGAGACCTCCCGGATGGCCCGGATCGGGTTCTCCAGGGTCAGGTCGCGCATGGTCACGCCGGTCTCGATCATCTTCAGCACCAGGTCGGCGGCGCCGACCTTGAGCATCGTGGTGACCTCGTTCATGTTGGAGTCGCCGACGATGACGTGCAGCCGCCGATAGCGTTCGGCGTCGGCGTGCGGTTCGTCGCGGGTGTTGATGATGGGGCGCGAACGGGTGGTGGCGCTGGAGACACCCTCCCAGATGTGCTCGGCGCGCTGCGACAGGCAGTACAGGGCGCCGCGCGGGGTCTGCAGCACCTTTCCGGCGCCGCAGATCAGCTGCCGGGTCACCAGGAACGGGATCAGGATGTCGGCCAGCCGCCCGAACTCGCCGTGCCGCGAGACCAGGAAGTTCTCGTGGCAGCCGTAGGAGTTCCCGGCCGAGTCGGTGTTGTTCTTGAACAGGAAGATGTCACCGGCGATGCCCTCGTCGTGCAGGCGGCGCTCGGCGTCGATGAGCAGGCCCTCCAGGACGCGTTCACCGGCGCGGTCGTGGCGCACCAGGTCGGCGACCGAATCGCACTCGGGTGTGGCGTACTCGGGGTGCGAGCCGACGTCGAGGTACAGCCGGGCTCCATTGCGGAGGAACACGTTGCTCGACCTGCCCCAGCTCACCACGCGCCGGAACAGATACCTAGCCACTTCATCGGGAGAAAGGCGCCGCTGCCCCCGGAAGGTACAGGTGACGCCAAATTCCGTTTCCAGTCCAAATATCCGGCGATCCATACCCAGACACTACCGGGTGATTACGACTCCTGCGTCCCCTGAGAGCGACCGTTTTGGCCGGGATCGCACCCGGGGCCGGGGGCGCGCGCATACCGCGAACCCGACGTCCAATCAGGACGCCGGGTTCGGTGGTTCGGAGCCGGTCTAGGGCTGTTCCTTCTCGCCGCCCTCAGCGTCCGGCTTCGACGGTTCGTCGCTGTGCTGACCGGAGCCCCCGGTGTCGGGGGTTTCGGCGTCGCCGGAGGATTCGGGCATCAGCGCGTCCAGCGCCGGGCCCAGGATCCGGCGGAACACCCGGCCCTCGCGCTCGCGGTCCAGCACCGCCACTTCCAGCAGTTCGGCACCGACGGTGCGGTCCTTGCCGTTCTCACCGCCGATACTGGACAGTGCTTTGAGGGCGAGCCGGAACGCGCCGGTGAGGTCCAGGTCGAAGTTGTGGCCCTCCTTGAGCACCGAGGTCAGCTTGTCGGCCTGACCGCCCATGACCAGGTAGCCGGGCTCGTCGTTGATGGAGCCGTCGTAGGTCAGCCGGTACAGCTCGTCGTCGTCGGGGCTGCTGCCGACGCCGGCCACGCAGATCTCCACCTCGAAGGGCTTGGTCTGCTCGGTGAAGATGGCGCCCAGCGTCTGCGCGTAGGCCTGTGCCAGCGGCCGGGCCTTGACGTCGCGACGGTCGTAGGCGTAGCCGCGGGTGTCGGCCATCCGCACGCCCGCGGTGCGCAGGTTCTCGAACTCGTTGTAGCGGCCCACGGCGGCGAAACCGATGCGGTCGTACAGCTCACTGATCTTGTGCAGCGTGGTCGAGATGTTCTCGGCCACGAACAGCACGCCACCGGCGTAGCTGAGCACGACGGTGTTGCGCCCCCGCGAGATGTTCTTGCGGGCGTACTCCGAGCGATCCCGCATGATCTGCTCGGGTGAGGTGTAGAACTGCATGGCCACGACTAAATACTCCCATCCACGAAACCGATATTCACCCTGGTGACTCTCAGCCGCCGGGGTTTTCCAACCGCGCCGCCACGACCGCGCGCGACACGGCTTCGATCTCGGCGTCGGGGACGCGCTTGGCCCCGTCCGCCGTGGCCGTGAAGACCGTGGGGAACAGTTTGCGGGTCAGGTCCGGCCCGCCGGTCGCCGAGTCGTCGTCGGCGGCGTCGTACAGCGCCTCGATCGCCAGCCGGGTCGCCTCGGTGGCGTCCACCTCGGACTGGAAGCGTTTCTTCAGCGCCGACTTGGCGAAGATGGAACCCGAGCCGATGGCGTCGTATTCGCGTTCCTCGTAGATGCCGCCGACCACGTCGTAGCTGAAGATGCGTCCGGCCGAGGCCGCGTCGGGCGCGTCGGTGTCGAATCCGGCGAACAGCGGCAGCACCGCCAGGCCCTGCATGGCGATGCCCAGGTTGCCCCGGATCATGTTCGCCAGTTTGTTGGCCTTGCCGTGCAGGCTCAGCGCGTTGCCCTCGAGCTTCTCGAAGTGCTCCAGTTCGGCCTGGAACAGCCGGATCATCTCCACACCCAGGCCCGCGGTGCCGGCGATGCCGATCAGCGAATAGGCGTCCGCGGGGAAGACCTTCTGGATGTCGCGCAGCGAGATCATGTTGCCCTGGGTGGCGCGGCGGTCGCCGGCCATCACCACGCCCTCGTTGCACCGCAGTGCCACGATGGTCGTGCCGTGCGGGGCGGCGTCGCCCATGTCACCGGGCGGCAGTGGCCTGCGCCCCGGCAGCAGTTCGGGTGCCACACTCCCCAGCAATTCCACAAACGACGACGACCCCACCTCTAGGTATGGGGCCGGGATTCGCCCTGGAAACTCCGCCGTGCCGCTCACAGCATCACCCTTCCACTTCACACGATGTCAACTCGGCAACCTTAACGCCCTCGCGGTGAGGGTCCCTACGCCCCCGTCAGGGCGTGGCGAAGCGATCGTCCCTTGCGGAACGACGCCTCACTGACCTCCCTTTTGGACGTAGCTGCGGACGAACTCGCTGGAGTTCGATTCGAGGACACTGTCGATCTCGTCGAGCAGATCGTCGACGTCCTCAGTGATCTCCTCATGGCGTTCGGCGATTTCGGGATCGACGACCGCCTCGGTGGTCTCTTCTTCGGTGGTCTGCTTGGCGTGCTGGGAGTGGGCCTGCCCGCCGGTGTCCTTCTCTGCCATGGCTTTAATCCCTCACCTGTCGAGCCTCAGTTGCCTGTGGCTGCATTTGATCCTAGAACGTTACCGCGACCTTACGACATTCCCGAGCGGCGTGTATATCTCTGCGAACAGGATCAGTTGCCGCCGGTGATGATGTCCAGCAGGTCCTTGGCGCTGGGGCAGCGGTCGAACAGGGCGCCCACGTGCTCGGCGGTTCCCTTGCCTGGCTCCATCATGGGCACCCGGACCAGCGATTCCCGTCCCACGTCGAAGATCAGCGAGTCCCAGCTCGCGGCGACCACTTCGGACGGATACTTCGCCAGGCAGCGGCCCCGGAAGTAGGCGCGGGTGTCGGTGGGCGGGTTGGTCATCGCCTCGCGCACCTGCTCGTCGGTGAACAGCGTCCGCATCGCTCCCTTGGCGACCAGCCGGTGGTACAGGCCCTTGCCGGGCCGCACGTCGGAGTACTGGAGGTCGATGAGTTCCAGCTTGGACGCGCCCCAGTCGAGGCGCTCGCGGTCGCGGTAGCCGTTGAGCAGCCGCAGTTTCGCGACCCAGTCCAGCTCACGGGCGCACTCCATCGGGTCGCGGGCGAGTTTGTCGAGCGTCTCGCCCCACAACCGCAGCACGTCCTTGGTGTCCTCGTCGGCGTCGGCACCGTACTTGCGCTCGACATACGCCGTGGCGCGATCATGAAATTCCTGCTGAATTTGAACAGCCGTCATCTTCCGGCCGTCGCGAAGTCGGACCTTGTGCGCCAATGTGGGGTCGTGACTGATCGCCTTCAGTTCGTTAACCGGTTCGGCGATGGACAAGCCCGGGTCCATGGCCTCGTCCTCGATCATGGACAGGATCAGCGCCGCCGTGCCCACCTTCAGATACGTGGATATCTCCGAGAGGTTGGCGTCACCGATGATGACGTGCAGCCGCCGGTACTGGTCGGCGTCGGCGTGCGGCTCGTCGCGGGTGTTGATGATCGGGCGCTTGAGGGTGGTCTCCAGACCGACCTCGACCTCGAAGTAGTCGGCGCGCTGCGAGATCTGGAAGCCGTCCTTGCTGCCGTCCTGGCCGATGCCGACCCGGCCGGCACCGCACACCACCGGTCGAGTGACCAGGAACGGAGTGAAGTGGGTGACAATGTCGGCGAAGGGCGTCGATCGCGCCATCAGGTAGTTCTCATGCGCGCCGTAGCTGGCGCCCTTGTTATCGGTGTTGTTCTTGTACAGGTTTATGTACGGGCTGCCCGGCACGCTGGCGGCCCGCTTCGCGGCTTCGGCCATGATGACCTCGCCCGCCTTGTCCCACAGGACGATGTCCCTGGGGTTGGTGACCTCGGGCGTGGAGTATTCGGGGTGGGCGTGGTCGACGTAGAGACGGGCCCCGTTGGTGAGGATCACGTTAGCCAGGCCGGTGTCCTCGTCGGCCAGAGTCTCGGCGGGGTCGTAGAGCGCCCCGGTGTAAGTGAATCCCCGGGCATCACGCAGCGGCGATTCTTCCTCGTAGTCCCACCGGGCGCGGCCACCCTTGGTGAGTTCCGGACGGGCGCCGTACGCATTGACAATCTGCGAGGAGCTCACCATGGGGTTGGCGCCGGGCTGGCCGGGAACGGAGATTCCGTACTCGACTTCGGTTCCCATGATGCGACGAACGGTCATAGGCCGAGCCTAGTCGCCAAACCCCCGACTCTTGGGGGCGGCGGGTACGGATGGGTCCAAGTGCCCTGTGAGCTTCCCGGTATGGATGAGGTCACTGTGAGCCACAGGGCCCTGACCAGGCAGGTACGGTAAGCGATGGCAATGAGCAGGGGAACTGATTGTCGGACGAGTACACGGAGGTCGACGGGCATGTCATGGCTGGTCACCGGGGGAGCCGGTTATATCGGTGGGCACGTGGTCCGGCGCATGCGGGCGCAGGGGTACCAGGTCGTCGTCTACGACGACCTGTCGACCGGTGTCGCCGACCGGGTTCCCGAGGGTGTTCCGCTGTGCGTGGGCAATCTGCTCGACCGGGACGCGCTGACCGACGTCATGCGGATCCACAACGTGACCGGGGTGGTGAACCTGGCCGCCCGCAAGTCGGTGCCCGAGTCGACCAGCGACCCGATGCTGTACCACCGCGACAACGTCAGCGGTTTCATCGCGGTGCTGGACGCGATGAAGGACGCCGGGGTGCGGCACATCGTCCAGTCGTCCTCGGCGGCGATCTACGGCGGCGCGCCGGGGCCGGTGCACGCTGAGATCACCCCGGCCGACCCGCTCAGCCCCTACGCCACCACGAAGCTGATGGCCGAGCTGATCCTCAAGGACGCGGCCGCGGCCGGGCACCTGTCGTACCTGGCGCTGCGCTACTTCAACCCGGTGGGGGCGCTGGCCCCGGAACTGGCCGAGGTGGGCGGCGCGAACGTGTTCACGATCCTGTTCAACGCCATCGACTCCGGTGAGGTCTTCGGGGTGACCGGGGACGACTTCGACACCCGCGACGGCAGCGGGCTGCGCGACTACATCCACATCGAGGACCTGGCCGACGCCCACGTCGCGGCGGTGGAGTACATCAGCGGCCACGAGGCCGGGGACGTCGTCAACATCGGCACCGGACGCGGCTACACCGTCTTCGAGATGCTGGAGGCGGTGCGCCAGGTGACCGGGCAGCCGGTGCCGCACAAGGTCGTCGACCGGCGTCCGGGCGACGCGGCCGGCGCGGTGGCGGCGGTGGAGCGTGCCGAGCGGCTACTGGGCTGGCGGGCCCGCTACGACCTGATGGACATGGTCGACAGCGCCTGGACGATGTGGCGGGCCCAGCGCGACGGCGTACCGGTGTGAGGGTCGCCGCCCGGCAGTACAGTGCCGGGATGCGAACCATCGAGGACCTGGCCGCCCGGCTGCGCGACTTCGCCGCCGAGCGGGACTGGGAACAGTTCCACACGCCCAAGAACCTGGCGATGGCGCTGGCGGGTGAGGCCGGTGAGCTGGTGGCGGAGTTGCAGTGGCTGACCCCCGAGGAGAGCCAGCACCTGAGCGGGGAGGCCAAGGCGAAGGTCGCCGACGAGATGGCCGACGTGCTGCACTACCTGGTGCGTCTGGCCGACGTCATGGAGGTGGACCTGCTGGCGGCCTCGGCGTCGAAGATCGAGCGCAACGCGCGGCGGTATCCGGCCGAGTCGCACCGGGGCAGCGCCCGCAAGGCGGCGGCACTGCCGCGCGAGCCGTCCTGACCTCGGCGGACGCGAGTGTTACGCGCGGGCGGCGTCGTGGACGACCGTCGCGAACCGGCGGGTGACCTTCTCCCAGATCGCGCGGGCGACCTCGTCGTCGGCGTCGGCACCGGCGTAGACCTGCTCGGGGTCGAATCCCTGTTCCCGCAACGGTTCGGGGTCCCAGCGCCGCACCCGGTCCGGGTCGATCTCGGGGTGGAACTGGGTTCCCCAGGCGGAGCGGCCGACCCGAAACGCCTGGTACGGGCAGCGATCGGTCTCGGCCAGCCAGATCGCGTCGGGCGGCAGCGCGGTGATGGCGTCCACGTGGTGCTCGATGGCGGGCACCGTCGGCGGCAGCGACCCGAACAGCGGGTCGTCGCTGGCTTGTGGACGGATGGTGACGGGGGTGCTGCCGTTCTCGGGCGCGCCGACGTCGCCTTCCACGACTCCCCCGGCCACGTGCGCCAGCAGCTGCCCGCCCAGGCAGATGCCCAGTACCGGCGTGTCGGTGTCGAGTGCCTGGCGCACCAGCGTGCGGGTGGCGGCCAGCCAGGGCGCCTTGTCGTCGGCGTCGGGCAGGTAGCCGCCGCCCAGCACGATCACCGCGTCGTGTTCCAGCCGCTCGGGAACCGGCTCTTGGTAGCCGTGGACGACGTCGAGCGCGATGCCTTCAGCGGCAAGCCATTCGCCGACCCGCCCCGGGCCGCCCTTGGGTCCGTTCTGGACGACGATCGCGGTGGGCCGGGTTCGCTGCTGCGTCATGCGAGCAAATGTAGCCGCGCGTGCCCACAGCGGCGCCGCGTCGCGCGCCGCGTGCGCCGTCAGCGGGAGCGGTGGACGCGGGCGTCCCAGTCGATGCCGGAACCAGGATGGTGGCGCTTTTCCAGCAGCCGCAGGCAGTCCTCGACGGAGGTGCCCGCCGGGGTCTGGGCGCGGTGGCCGCGCCAGTCGGCGGTGTCGGATTCCCAGGCGCGGATGATCGCGGTGCACAGCTCCGATGTGATGCGCCGGTGGACATCGCGGGCCGCCGCCATCGAGGCCAGCTGCCGTTCGCGCAGTCCTTCCTCGTCGGCCGGTTTGGTCTCCAGCCGCTGTCGCACCTCGTCGATGAGCTGCCGCCTGCCATCCAGGTAGTGGCTCCAGAACGCTTCCTCACGGGCGGTGGCCGGTGACTTGCCCTCGTCGCGCAGCCAGTAGACGCCTTCGGCGAGACAGTCGCCCAGTTCCTCGTCGGTGGCACGGTTCGGGGTCACGAAGGGGTCATACCTGTCCTGGAAGGCCGCCCCGGTGCGGGCGATGTCCCTCGTGGAGTGGAGGAAGAACCAGTCCTCGTTGTAGATGTCGGGGAAGAAGCCGTCGAGTCTGTCGGCGCGCACACTGAGCAGACCACCGCTGACGAAGGTGTCCTGCTGACCGTCGACTGCTCGAAACGCGTGGCACACCACCGAGTTGTCGGGATAACCGGTGTTGCCCAGACCGACCGCGGCGAAGGAGTCCAGCAGTCTCCCGAGCGCGCGCAGATCGCGAGCGGTGACCTGTCGGATGTCGTCGTCGAGGAACAGGATCTTGCGCCAGTTCATCGCCCGCGCGATCAGCAGACCGAGGTTGCGTTTCCCGCTCAGGTCGGTGCTGCGGCCAAAGCCGCGTTCGCGGATCAGCTTGGTGGTCGCGAAGTCCGGCAGCAGCTTCGGCAACGCCTCGGTGGTGTCGATGACGATCGCCTCGGCGCCGACGCTGTCGGCGACCTTGAGGATGTCGGCCGGGTCCGAACCCTTGCTGGACAGGCACAGCAGCGGCCGGTCGAGTTCGGCGGCCACCTCCAGCGCCGAGGTCAGGTGCCAGCCGGGACGGACGGTGGGGACGATGATCGCGTCGAGTTCGCCGGGGACGACGTCCGCCGCGTCGATGTTGGTGACAAGTGCCGCGTGGGAGCCGTGATGCGTGGTCAGCACTTGATCAGCGATCCTGCCGTTGTGAGGTCACTATGTGGCTTTCCATTCGTGAAGGCGGGTTTCCTTGAGGGTCCAGTCAGGCGTGACGACGGCACCGTCGACGATCAGGATCCGCGTCAGTACCCCGTACTTGGTACAACCGGCGAACCGGTCGCGAAGATACGCGCTGTTGCGTTCCCGGAATCGCTCGTCGACGAGCGCCCGGACGGTGCCCAGCACGCCCCGGCTGTCGATGCCATTGCAGATGGTCAGGGTTCGCTTGCCGTTGAGGGGATTGGGGGCGCGGACGAACTGGCCGACGTCGCTGAGCAGGTGGGTTCCCCCGGCGTCCCAGTCGGCATGGTGGTCGTCGGTGCGCCCGTCCTCCTCGACGCGGTACATGGTGGGCAGCCGGGATTCCGGTCCGGCGGGCACCTGCATGACCGGCAGCTTCAACATCGCGATCAGGGTACGGGTGGCGCTGTTGAAGTCGGAGCCGCCCAGCAGCACCAGATGGGTCGTGTAATCGTCCGGCAGCAGTTCGGGGGCCTTGCGCACCGTCACTTCCGAGAACGGATTGGCCGCCCGGATGTGTCCGTGCAGTTCCAGCAGCGAATCGGCGTCCGCATACGAGTACAGCTCGGCATAGGCGCGGAGCGGGTCGTCGGGTGTGGGCAGACTGTCGAGTTGTTGCTTGGGCACCTCGGCGCACACGATGGTGATCGGTTTGCCGTCCTCGAACCGCCACGGCCCGTCCAACGTGCCCACCGGGATCGGCGTCGTTGCCGTCTCCTGGAAGGTCAGCGCCTCCGAGCGCGCCTCCAGCAGTTCGCGTTCCAGCCGGTCCCGCCGTTCACGTTCTACAGTGGTGAGTTCGGCGTCGTCGAGCAGCCGGTAGGGCCGCGACTCCACCGAACGCCGGGACGCGAAGAACGCCGCGTAGGCCAACAGCCGCTCGGCGGGCGGCACCACAGGACGCTGCGGGTTCTCCCACGACGAGATCAACGGAACACTCAACGGACGCGAACCACCCAGCACCCGGGCGAGATCGCGTTGGGTCAGTGAGACGTCCGGCCAAGCGTGTTCACGCAGACCACGCAAGCGCCGGGCCAGTAGCAGCGCCGGGTTTTCGCGGGAAGTCATCGGCGTTTCAGCCCTTCAGTCGGGTTAACTGAACATGCCACTCTAACCAGGGATTGTCACGAACGTGTCAATCGATGTCAAATCTTGGACAGTGGCGGGGTCTTGCGCGACCCAGCGTCTACACGCTACTCTCAGATTCAGGTATCACGAATTAACTTTAGTCACAAAAACTGAAGTTCACGGATCCCAGTGAACCTGACGGCTCTCCACCCAGCGCCGCGTGGAGCCCCCGCAATCCGGAAACCGCCGTCGGTCTCACACCCCTCTGAGTAGACAGTGGCCACAAGCCGCTGGGCAAAGGAGAGCACGATGTACCACTTCCTCCACACCCCAACACTTCTGTCCGCCGACACCGTCGACATGACGGCCAACACCGGCGCCGTCGGACGGGTCCTCGTCGTCGTACTTCTCACCGTCACCCTCGCCCTGGCCGTACGCTCGCTACGGCTCATCTGGGGCCCGATCTCGGAGATCGTGGGTCTCCTCCTGCGGGCCGGAGCCGTCGCGCTGTTCGCCATCACGATGCTGATCGTGGTCGTTGTCCTGACCATCACATATGTCTAGTGTGGTCAAA containing:
- a CDS encoding DUF3866 family protein — protein: MLRWRYGTVTGVRRQWRGACEVDVLVEARRADDPATVRALAYVAVVGTPAIGDRVLLNGNALARGLGTGGYAFVVAIPDHLPDDVDDPGHIVKARYTPQQAMFSAVDEPGSAHRRAVTQADDIAAMPVVTADLHSALAPVVAGIRRDAPTARVAYIMTDGGALPAWFSHTLDGLSGLLAGTVTTGQSFGGDLEATNIHTGLLAARHVLEADIAVVTQGPGGLGTSTTWGFSGTACGDAVNAIAVLGGRAVGALRISGADTRRRHRGVSHHSLTAYGRVALATADLPVPDDLEPELSERVAAQLEPLAARHRLVTVKTEGLPEAVAALPVDVSTMGRGLAEDPAYFMACAVAGRHAASLLSDGPGASNLLP
- the pafA gene encoding Pup--protein ligase, whose product is MDRRIFGLETEFGVTCTFRGQRRLSPDEVARYLFRRVVSWGRSSNVFLRNGARLYLDVGSHPEYATPECDSVADLVRHDRAGERVLEGLLIDAERRLHDEGIAGDIFLFKNNTDSAGNSYGCHENFLVSRHGEFGRLADILIPFLVTRQLICGAGKVLQTPRGALYCLSQRAEHIWEGVSSATTRSRPIINTRDEPHADAERYRRLHVIVGDSNMNEVTTMLKVGAADLVLKMIETGVTMRDLTLENPIRAIREVSHDITGRHKVRLANGREMNALEIQQEYLSKAVDFVERRGADAVTKRVIELWGRVLSSVENGDLDSISREIDWVSKYQLIEKYRAKRDLPLSSSRVAQLDLAYHDIRRGRGLYNLMERRGSVDRVVRDVETFEAKEVPPQTTRARLRGEFIRRAQEKRRDFTVDWVHLKLNDQAQRTVLCKDPFRSRDERVDKLIASM
- the prcA gene encoding proteasome subunit alpha, with the protein product MAMQFYTSPEQIMRDRSEYARKNISRGRNTVVLSYAGGVLFVAENISTTLHKISELYDRIGFAAVGRYNEFENLRTAGVRMADTRGYAYDRRDVKARPLAQAYAQTLGAIFTEQTKPFEVEICVAGVGSSPDDDELYRLTYDGSINDEPGYLVMGGQADKLTSVLKEGHNFDLDLTGAFRLALKALSSIGGENGKDRTVGAELLEVAVLDREREGRVFRRILGPALDALMPESSGDAETPDTGGSGQHSDEPSKPDAEGGEKEQP
- the prcB gene encoding proteasome subunit beta — encoded protein: MSGTAEFPGRIPAPYLEVGSSSFVELLGSVAPELLPGRRPLPPGDMGDAAPHGTTIVALRCNEGVVMAGDRRATQGNMISLRDIQKVFPADAYSLIGIAGTAGLGVEMIRLFQAELEHFEKLEGNALSLHGKANKLANMIRGNLGIAMQGLAVLPLFAGFDTDAPDAASAGRIFSYDVVGGIYEEREYDAIGSGSIFAKSALKKRFQSEVDATEATRLAIEALYDAADDDSATGGPDLTRKLFPTVFTATADGAKRVPDAEIEAVSRAVVAARLENPGG
- a CDS encoding ubiquitin-like protein Pup, which encodes MAEKDTGGQAHSQHAKQTTEEETTEAVVDPEIAERHEEITEDVDDLLDEIDSVLESNSSEFVRSYVQKGGQ
- the dop gene encoding depupylase/deamidase Dop, producing the protein MTVRRIMGTEVEYGISVPGQPGANPMVSSSQIVNAYGARPELTKGGRARWDYEEESPLRDARGFTYTGALYDPAETLADEDTGLANVILTNGARLYVDHAHPEYSTPEVTNPRDIVLWDKAGEVIMAEAAKRAASVPGSPYINLYKNNTDNKGASYGAHENYLMARSTPFADIVTHFTPFLVTRPVVCGAGRVGIGQDGSKDGFQISQRADYFEVEVGLETTLKRPIINTRDEPHADADQYRRLHVIIGDANLSEISTYLKVGTAALILSMIEDEAMDPGLSIAEPVNELKAISHDPTLAHKVRLRDGRKMTAVQIQQEFHDRATAYVERKYGADADEDTKDVLRLWGETLDKLARDPMECARELDWVAKLRLLNGYRDRERLDWGASKLELIDLQYSDVRPGKGLYHRLVAKGAMRTLFTDEQVREAMTNPPTDTRAYFRGRCLAKYPSEVVAASWDSLIFDVGRESLVRVPMMEPGKGTAEHVGALFDRCPSAKDLLDIITGGN
- the galE gene encoding UDP-glucose 4-epimerase GalE, which codes for MSWLVTGGAGYIGGHVVRRMRAQGYQVVVYDDLSTGVADRVPEGVPLCVGNLLDRDALTDVMRIHNVTGVVNLAARKSVPESTSDPMLYHRDNVSGFIAVLDAMKDAGVRHIVQSSSAAIYGGAPGPVHAEITPADPLSPYATTKLMAELILKDAAAAGHLSYLALRYFNPVGALAPELAEVGGANVFTILFNAIDSGEVFGVTGDDFDTRDGSGLRDYIHIEDLADAHVAAVEYISGHEAGDVVNIGTGRGYTVFEMLEAVRQVTGQPVPHKVVDRRPGDAAGAVAAVERAERLLGWRARYDLMDMVDSAWTMWRAQRDGVPV
- a CDS encoding nucleotide pyrophosphohydrolase, producing the protein MRTIEDLAARLRDFAAERDWEQFHTPKNLAMALAGEAGELVAELQWLTPEESQHLSGEAKAKVADEMADVLHYLVRLADVMEVDLLAASASKIERNARRYPAESHRGSARKAAALPREPS
- a CDS encoding type 1 glutamine amidotransferase; translated protein: MTQQRTRPTAIVVQNGPKGGPGRVGEWLAAEGIALDVVHGYQEPVPERLEHDAVIVLGGGYLPDADDKAPWLAATRTLVRQALDTDTPVLGICLGGQLLAHVAGGVVEGDVGAPENGSTPVTIRPQASDDPLFGSLPPTVPAIEHHVDAITALPPDAIWLAETDRCPYQAFRVGRSAWGTQFHPEIDPDRVRRWDPEPLREQGFDPEQVYAGADADDEVARAIWEKVTRRFATVVHDAARA
- a CDS encoding helix-turn-helix domain-containing protein; translated protein: MTSRENPALLLARRLRGLREHAWPDVSLTQRDLARVLGGSRPLSVPLISSWENPQRPVVPPAERLLAYAAFFASRRSVESRPYRLLDDAELTTVERERRDRLERELLEARSEALTFQETATTPIPVGTLDGPWRFEDGKPITIVCAEVPKQQLDSLPTPDDPLRAYAELYSYADADSLLELHGHIRAANPFSEVTVRKAPELLPDDYTTHLVLLGGSDFNSATRTLIAMLKLPVMQVPAGPESRLPTMYRVEEDGRTDDHHADWDAGGTHLLSDVGQFVRAPNPLNGKRTLTICNGIDSRGVLGTVRALVDERFRERNSAYLRDRFAGCTKYGVLTRILIVDGAVVTPDWTLKETRLHEWKAT